The genomic DNA GGCGATCTACGCGTTTCGCGGCGCCGACATCTATACGTACCTCGCGGCGCGTCGCGCGTGCGCGGGGCGGCTCTTTACGCTGAAGAAGAACTTCCGGTCGACGCGCGCGATGGTGAGCGCGGTCAACCGATGCTTTGAAGCGGCCGAGGAACGGCCGGCCGGTCCCGGCGCGTTTCTGTTTCGTGATTCGGAGACGGGAGACAATCCGCTGCCGTTTGTGGCGGCCGAGGCAGCAGGTCGCCGTGACACGTTGCGGATCGCGGACGGCGACTCGCCCGCGGCCCTGACCGCGTGGTGGATGCCACCGATGGAAAGCGGTATAGCGCTTTCGAAGGACGCGTATATGCGCGGCATGGCTGCGGGTTGTGCGTCGGAGATGGTGCGGTTGTTGAATCTGGGGCAGGCGAAGAAAGCGGGCTTTGTTAGCGACAGCGCCGGTGCCGGTGCCGGTGCGAAAGACGGCGCCGTCGGCGGCACGCTAGGCTTAAAACCGCTGCAACCGGCGGATATGGCGGTGCTCGTCAACAACGGCGAAGAGGCGCGTGCGATCCGCACGGCGCTCGCCGAGCGCGGCGTGCGTAGCGTCTATCTCTCCGATCGCGATTCGGTGTTTCAAACCGAGCAGGCTGTCGAGTTGCGTCATTGGCTTGCCGCCTGCGCAGAACCCGACGACGGACGCCTCGTGCGCGCCGCACTCGCGACCGCGACGCTCGGGCTCGATTTCACCGATCTCGATGCGCTCACGCATGACGAAATCGCCTGGGAAACGCGCGTGATGCAATTCCGCGGCTATCGCGACAGTTGGCGCAACAAGGGGGTTCTGCCGATGCTGCGTCAGTTGCTGCACGATTTTCAGGTGCCGCAGAGGCTGATCGGACGCACGGCAGGCGCGCCGGTGAACGGCGAACGCGTGCTGACGAATCTGCTGCATCTGGCCGAGTTGCTGCAGCAGGCGAGCACGCAGCTCGATGGCGAGCATGCGTTGATTCGCTATGTCGATGAAGAGCTGGCGGATCAGGCCGGCGGTGGTGCGGGTGGCGATGCACGACAGCTCCGGCTCGAAAGCGATGCGGGTCTCGTGCAGGTGGTGACGATTCACAAATCGAAAGGCCTCGAATATCCGCTGGTGTTTCTGCCGTTTGCGGGCAATTATCGGCCGGCGAAAGCGGCGGATATGCCGCTCAAGTGGCATGACGATGAAGGCCGGCTGAAAGTGACGCTAGATGATGTATCCGTCTTGCCGCAAGTCGATCGCGAGCGGCTTGGTGAAGATTTGCGCAAGCTTTATGTGGCCCTTACGCGTGCGCGGTACGCGACGTGGGTGGGGATTGCGCCGATCCCCGGCATCGAGTTGAGCGCGTTTGGATATCTGCTTTCTGGCGGTAGAGCGATCGTGCCGGATGAGCTGGGACAGTTGCTTGAGCAGCTGCGTCTGGATCACGCGGATATTTGCGTGGCTGAGGCGCCGGCTGCCGGCAGTGAGCTTTTCGCGTCGCGCGAATCGCTGGCCGAGCGCGGTGCGGCGCGGACGTTGTCGCGTGCCGTGCGCGAGCATTGGTGGATTGCGAGCTATTCGAGCTTGCGTAAGGTCGATGGGGTGATTGGCGGTGTTTCGGCGCATGAGCCGGCCGTTAGTCCACTCGCCGCGGCCGGCACCGGTGAGCAGCATCCGGCGCCGGATACGCGGGGTCAGGATGTGTATCAGGAACTTGCGGGTGCTGAAACGCCGGATGATTTCGCTGATGCTGCGGCTGCCTGGCAACGGACCGAAGCGGCTGGCGACTATGCGGATGTGCAGGTCGATTCCTCGTTGCATGGGCTTCCGCGTGGGGCGGATGCGGGAACGTTCATTCACGAGTTGATGGAGTGGGCGGCGACTGAGGGCTTTGCTGAAATCGTCAAGAACCGTGAGATGGTGCGGGACACCGTTGCGCGTCGCTGCAGTGTGCGCGGGTGGGCTCGCTGGATTGAGCCGCTTACCGAATGGCTTTTGAGGCTGCTGCGCGAGCCATTACGAATTCCGTCGATGTCGAAGACGGTTATCGCGCCCGTTACGCTATCTGCGTTAGAGACGTATGTGCCCGAAATGGAGTTTTGGGTCGCTACGCATGATGTCGATGCGCAGACGCTGGATCGTCTGGTCTGCGATATGACGCTTGATGGTGCGGTGCGTCCCGCACTCGAGCCTGCGCAGCTCAATGGAATGCTCAAAGGGTTTATCGATCTTGTGTTCGAGCATGACGGCCGCTTTTATGTCGCGGACTATAAGTCGAACTGGCTCGGGCCCGATGATGCGGCATACACGACCGCAAAGATGCGCGCGCAGATTCTGCATTCGCGCTATGAGCTGCAATACGTGTTGTATCTGTTTGCGCTGCATCGGTTGTTGAAGACGCGTCTGCCGGATTACGACTATGACCGACATGTCGGTGGCGCGGTGTATCTGTTTCTGCGCGGTAGTCATGCGGAAAGCCAGGGCGTGTTTGTCGATCGGCCACCGCGTGAGTTGATCGAGCGGCTGGATGCGCTCTTTGCGAACAGTGTCGGCAGGGAAGAACTGGCGGGAGATATTGCATGACGAAACGGCGTGTCACTGACTCCCGGACTGGCGATCTGTTTGCGGATTTGCCGGCGGCGCCTGAGCAGACGGAGACGCGGACGTCTCGCGAGGATGATGCGGTTGTTGTCGGTACTGCAGCTTCTCCGGTTACTGCGGTTTCTGCGGTTGCGCATGTGTCTGCCGCCGCAGCGATTTCCAATGCTGACTCGATGCTTGACGTGCTCGACGAATGGGTCGAGCGCGGTTGGCTGCGCCCGCTCGATGCGGCATTTGCGCGATTTCTTTCTCGTGAGGCGTCGTCGGGTGTTGCGCCGCTGCTGATTCTTGCTGCGGCGCTCGCGAGCCATCAGCTCGGACGCGGTCACGCGTGCCTCGAATTGCAGGCGGCGCTCGACGATCCAACCTTTGTGCTGTCGCTGCCGCCTGACGATGCGATTGATCGCATGGTCGATGCGCCGACGCATGCGCCTACTGATCTGCTTAAGGGCGTGACGCTCGAGCAGTGGCTCGAAGCGCTCGATGATGCCGCGCTTGTGAATTCGGGTGCGGGGAATACGCCGCTGGTTTTAATCGGTACGCGGCTTTATCTGCGGCGGTATTGGCAATACGAGCAGGATGTTTGTGCGGGGATCGAGCGGCGATTGCATGCGTCGCTCGAGCGCGCGGAAGCGCTCGATATCGATGCGGTGCGCGCTACGCTTGATGTGCTGTTTCCGCCTTCCAACCGCGGCGTGGCGGGACAGCAGGCAGCCGACTGGCAGAAGCTCGCTTGTGCGCTGGCTGCGCGTAGTGCGTTCAGCATCGTGACCGGTGGGCCTGGGACGGGGAAGACGACGACTGTCGTTAAGTTGCTGGCTTTGCTGCAGGCGATTGCGTTGAGCGACAGCGCTGCTCGTGGAGCTGGTAGCGTTGGTACTGTTGGCGTGGCTGCCACTTCCGACGCTTCTGGTACTACTGGACGCCGCGTCCGGCCGCTGAGGATCAAGCTTGCCGCGCCGACCGGAAAGGCCGCTGCACGGCTTAACGAATCGATCGCGGGCGCGGTGGCGAATTTGCCCATCGACCGCCTTGCGAATGGCGTGCAAGTGTTAGACGCCATTCCGAAGATCGTGACCACACTGCATCGCGTGCTTGGCACACGCCCCGACAGCCGTCGCTTTCGACACGACGCGAGCAATCCGCTGCCCGTCGACGTGCTCGTAATCGACGAAGCGTCGATGGTCGATCTGGAGATGATGGCCGCGGTACTCGATGCGTTGCCGTCGACGGCGCGGCTCGTTCTGCTCGGCGATAAGGATCAGTTGGCGTCCGTCGAGGCGGGCGCCGTGCTCGGCGAGTTGTGCGAACGCGCGGCTCGCGGGCACTACACGCCGCAGACGCGCGAGTGGTTGCAATCGGCGACGGGTGAGCATGTCGACGACGCGATGATCGATGAGAACGGGACCGCGCTCGATCAGGCGATTGCGATGCTGCGCGAAAGTCATCGGTTCTCGTCGGCGAGCGGGATTGGGGAGCTGGCGCTGCGCGTGAATGACGGGGATGCGGCGGGGGTTGAGCGCGTGCTCGATGAAGACCGTGCCGACCTTGCGATGCTGACTTGCTCGGCGGGACATGATGCGCTGTTTAAGGCGCTGGTGGTCGATGGGGATGTAGGTGGGGGTGACGTCGCGGGTGCTTCAGCGTCAGCGACTGCGTCTGCGTCGGTGCTTCGACATGGTTATCGGCACTATCTCGAGACGATGCATAAGGGGCAGCCCGCTCGGGATGCCGATCCTGCAGCATTGGACAGATGGGCCGCTGAAGTGCTCGAGGCTCACGATGCGTTCCAGTTGTTGTGCGCAGTGCGGCGCGGGCCATGGGGTGTCGATGGGCTCAATAAGCGTATTGCACGGTTGCTGCACGAAGAAGGTCTGATCGACGCGCGCGGCGAGTGGTATGCGGGGCGGCCGGTGCTTGTCACGCGCAACGACTACGAGCTCGGGCTGATGAATGGCGATATCGGCATCACGCTTTCTTATCCGGGCAGCGCCGATGGACGCGGCGCGATGCGCGTCGCGTTTCCGGCCGCGGATGGGTCGGGTGAAATCAAGTGGGTGTTGCCGAGTCGTTTGCAGGCTGTGGAGACTGTGTTTGCGTTGACCGTGCACAAGTCGCAAGGGTCGGAGTTTGTGCATGCGGCACTGGTGTTGCCGGATCGATTTAGTCCGATTTTGACGCGGGAGCTGGTTTATACAGGAGTGACGCGAGCTCGTGCTTACTTGACGCTAGCGGTGCCTGAAGGGAAGGCCGTGCTTGAGGAAGCGGTGACGGCCAAGGTGCAGCGGGCGAGTGGATTGTTGGCGGGGTTTGGTGGCGGAGCTTGAAGCCGACTAAAGCGGAGACACCATGTTCCTGCTTCGGATGTCGATTGCCGCTGTCGTTGTTTCAATCGCCGCGGGTTGCGGGTCGCAGCCCATTGGGCCGGCGATAGCCGTGAAGCCGGGCCCCGGCAAACCCTTCGATGTTTATTTGCAGGACGATGCGCAGTGCAAGCAGCAAGCGAGGGAGCAGTTGGCGAAGCCCGCGAGCGTCGATTCGACGGGCAAGCTTGCTGCGCAAGAAGCGCAGATGAACGTGCAGCAGCGGTATTTCGCTTTCTATCTTCAATGCATGCGCGATCGGGGGAATACGATTTCGCAATAGGGCGGCATTCAGGCGCCCGCCGATTCGCGCGGCTCCACCTTGCGGTCGATCTCTGCGCGCGTCGGCAGCGTCTTCAGGTCATAGGCGATCTGGAGGTTCAGCCAGAATTCGGGCGTTGTGTCGAAATAGCGAGCGAGCCGATAGGCGGTATCGGCCGTGATGCCACGCCGCTCGTTCACGATTTCGTGCAGCCGCGTGGAGGGCACGCTCAGCGCCAGCGATAGCGCATTCACGCTCATTTCCAGCGGGACGAGGAACTCCTCCCGCAGGACTTCGCCCGGGTGGACTGCGCGCATTCCGTTCTTGACCATGTGAATTCCTTTTCAGTGGTAGTCGATAATTTCGACCTCAGTCGCACCGTCGCTCGTCCAGACGAAACAGATGCGCCATTGCCCGTTGATACGGATGCTGTGCCGATTCGTCCGATTTCCGTGCAGCGGCTCGAGCCTGTTGCCTGGCGGTGCGCGCAAGTCTTTTAGCTCATGGGCCGCTTCGAGCATCTGAAGCTTGCGCACGGCAACGGACTCAATCGACCGGAACCGCTTCGGCGACTCGCCCTTGTAAAGGGCTTCGGTATCTTTGCATCGAAACGATTCGATCATTTTGCGTAGCGTATTACGTTTTGCGTAATACGTCAATCGGGGTGGTGAGAAATGGTGAGGTGGATTCGGAGGCTGACGGCGTTGGACCGATTCCGGGCGTTGCGTTGTGGCTTGCTATCAGCTGCGCTCTGTTCACGGATGGAGGTGCGTGCGGCCTCGGGTGACACCATATAGACAGCGTCGCTCATGCGTAAGCTGGCCGAACGGCCAGTAATGGATGAACCGCCTGTGCGTGGGCTCTCGATTGACAGCGCTACTTTCTCTTTTTATATGGAGCGTGGGGAATAGAATGGGACGTCATGCGCACGCGCATTCGCGCCAGTTGTGCAGGCTTGGTTCACGCTCTAAAGCGGGCAAGAGGAGAACTGCATGGAGATGATCCTGGTGAGATCGAGAGCGATTCGCGCGGTTGGTTACGATCCCAGTACGATGCACATGCGGATTCGCTTTAAACAAGGAGATGCCTATGATTTTTGCGGGGTTCCTGCTCACATCTATCAAGGGCTAATGGACGCGTCGTCGAAGGGCACTTACTACAACGATCACATCAGGGACAAATATCCCTGCTAGCTCGACGAGGCAAGTGGCGACGCTTCAATGCCACTAACCAGCGCCCCGATGCGCCTTCCACGCTTCCACATAACGCAGCGCCTGCTCACACTGACTGAGCGTGAAAGCATGGAGACTCGACGGCACCGGATCGAATCCAAGCTCCTGTGCAACCCATCGAACGGCCTTAGCGCGCGCTTCGAAAACGCTGACCTTATCGCGCCGCGACTTCGCTTCCGCTAGCGGTTCAAGCATATCGTGCAGGCGGCTTTTTGCTTCTCGTAACGGCGCATCGGCGAGGCGGCCGAGCGGCACATTATGCTTGCTGCGCGGCCGCACGCCGATCCAGGCTGCGCACGACGTGCAAATCCATACTGCACCGTGGTCGTCGCGGTACGGGTAGTCCGCGTCGCCGAATTGCGCGAGCTGCGCACGCGCGTCGCAATAGTCGCAATGCGGTTGGGGGAGAGCTTTGACGGGGCGGCCGACTCGCACTGGGTCTTTCCTTCTTCGGGAGAAGAGATGTCACAGGATAGCAAGTTCGGGCGGCGGGCCGCAGCGTGCGGCGCACGAGGTGACGCCGAGGCTCTGAGGCGCGTGCTCATGCGTCGAGACGTTGAGCGATGATCGCGAGCAGATCGCGCCGCATGCCGAATTGACCCTCAACATCGTTTCCCGCTGAAGCACCGATCATGTATGCGAGCGCATGAAGCGCGGTATGTGCAGGCAAATCGCCGGCGACAGACCAAAAGCCGGCGCGACGATGTGGAAGCTGCGTTGCTTCACCGGCAAATAATACGATTTCGGGGCGTGTGCCTTCCAATGCGCAAACCATCGCGTGATTCGCGCCGACGCAATTCCAGCAAAACGCATCGTGCGCACGCGGCGACGGTCTGACTACATGCACGACGAGCGCAGCGCTTTCGGCGACACGGTCGCGTGCGATGGTCCAGGTCAGCATGCCGTCCAACGACGGCAGCCCGTCGAGCCACGACTGCATTTCACGTTCATTGAATCCCCACGCGCGCAATGCCACGTGCAAAGTCGATTGGCTGTTCTGCTCAACGTTCAGATCAAATGCGTGTTCACGCGAGAAGCTACCCGTAAGTTTGGTCATGTGACTAGCTTGGTTGTTTAGCGAGCCTCCATCTTGAATCGCGGTTGGGACAAACACTGTCCGATCAATCGATCGGTGCATTAAACCGCTCGTGAGATTTGCAATGTCCAATGGGCACAGCAACTAAGGACCCGTTTTGTCTCAACGGCAAGGCACAATCGATCTGATCTACGGCTTGGTGGCGTCAACAAGAATGCGAATAGGGTACGCAAGAGTCTCTATGGATGACCAGAATCTTGATCTGCAAATCGCTGCACTAAAGAATGCGGGTCGCGAGCGCATCTTCACTGATCAGGGTATCTCAGCAAACGCGGCGTTTTTCAGCGGTCGAGGCGACCGCTGACTTAGACTAAAACTGCTCGACGAGCACGCGTCGTTTGCCCCAGATTACCGATCGGCTGGCCCGATGCAGGAACCGCTCGTTCACGCCCCCATGCGCGAATGTTCTCGATTTGCTCTGGACTCGTCTTCGACAGTGGAACCACATTCTGAAAGCTTCGGCGAAACAGGTCATCAGAGACTGCAGCATCACCGCTCAGAAACGCCTCCTTGACGACTTCGCGAACCGCTGACTCCAAATCTGAGCCTGCAAATCCTTCGGAAAGCTCAACGAGTTCTCCCATCAGGCTTTCGTTGAGCTCGTACTTCAAACCGCGCTGGACATAGATGCTAATGATGTCTCTGCGCTCCTCAGTGCTCGGCAAGTCGACAAAGAACAGCTCGTCGAAGCGTCCTCGCCGGAGCAACTCGGGGGGCAGGCGAGATACGTCGTTGGCTGTGGCGACGACAAAAACCCGCGAACGAGCTTCCTGAAGCCAGTACAGGAACTGCCCCACCAGTCGCGTAGAGGTGCCCCCGTCGCCTGCTCCCGAGGTTGCCCCCGCGAGACCTTTTTCAATCTCATCAATCCAGAGCACACACGGCGCCACGTGGTCCGCCGTGCTCAATGCATCTTTCAGGCGCGATTCACTTTGACCAAGATATTGACCGTGTATCGTCGACAGGTCGAGGCGATAAAGCGGCATCTTCCAGTTCAGCGCAATCGCCTTGGCGGAAAGCGATTTCCCGCAACCCGGGACCCCGACGAGGAGAACGCCGCGAGGAGGCCGGATTCCGCGCTCTCGCAAATCAGCCGTGAGCAGAGGACGCTCCTTTTCCAGCCACGCCTTC from Paraburkholderia edwinii includes the following:
- the recB gene encoding exodeoxyribonuclease V subunit beta translates to MTTSSEAAAALDPLRFPLRGSSLIEASAGTGKTFTIAMLYVRLVLGHAGTGGHGGGEDAKDIRALTPPEILVVTFTDAATKELRERIRARLVDAAGYFRADPDEVEIEAAALSTGADLLHDLRAEYAPEHWPGCARRLQLAAEWMDEAAVSTIHGWCNRMLSEHAFDSDSLFSQTLETDQSALQAEVVRDYWRTFLTPLDAESAHDVRQWFASPLDLQRVVSRLLAHADLLPQADAPESTLKEARDKQRAHLARLKENWTSWCDELQTILDEARDKKQFNAQKLNRANCQTWLEKLRAWAADPLMARPAFDDKAAVWTRLTHAGLAEIWKVGEPPSHPALDAMEALRDALAAQPTAYYDLLCHAAHWVSQRFAAEEKKRSQMGFDDLLTRLRDALRSPNGERLADIIRKQYPVALIDEFQDTDPIQYEIFDRVYRIKENHADTAIILIGDPKQAIYAFRGADIYTYLAARRACAGRLFTLKKNFRSTRAMVSAVNRCFEAAEERPAGPGAFLFRDSETGDNPLPFVAAEAAGRRDTLRIADGDSPAALTAWWMPPMESGIALSKDAYMRGMAAGCASEMVRLLNLGQAKKAGFVSDSAGAGAGAKDGAVGGTLGLKPLQPADMAVLVNNGEEARAIRTALAERGVRSVYLSDRDSVFQTEQAVELRHWLAACAEPDDGRLVRAALATATLGLDFTDLDALTHDEIAWETRVMQFRGYRDSWRNKGVLPMLRQLLHDFQVPQRLIGRTAGAPVNGERVLTNLLHLAELLQQASTQLDGEHALIRYVDEELADQAGGGAGGDARQLRLESDAGLVQVVTIHKSKGLEYPLVFLPFAGNYRPAKAADMPLKWHDDEGRLKVTLDDVSVLPQVDRERLGEDLRKLYVALTRARYATWVGIAPIPGIELSAFGYLLSGGRAIVPDELGQLLEQLRLDHADICVAEAPAAGSELFASRESLAERGAARTLSRAVREHWWIASYSSLRKVDGVIGGVSAHEPAVSPLAAAGTGEQHPAPDTRGQDVYQELAGAETPDDFADAAAAWQRTEAAGDYADVQVDSSLHGLPRGADAGTFIHELMEWAATEGFAEIVKNREMVRDTVARRCSVRGWARWIEPLTEWLLRLLREPLRIPSMSKTVIAPVTLSALETYVPEMEFWVATHDVDAQTLDRLVCDMTLDGAVRPALEPAQLNGMLKGFIDLVFEHDGRFYVADYKSNWLGPDDAAYTTAKMRAQILHSRYELQYVLYLFALHRLLKTRLPDYDYDRHVGGAVYLFLRGSHAESQGVFVDRPPRELIERLDALFANSVGREELAGDIA
- the recD gene encoding exodeoxyribonuclease V subunit alpha → MLDVLDEWVERGWLRPLDAAFARFLSREASSGVAPLLILAAALASHQLGRGHACLELQAALDDPTFVLSLPPDDAIDRMVDAPTHAPTDLLKGVTLEQWLEALDDAALVNSGAGNTPLVLIGTRLYLRRYWQYEQDVCAGIERRLHASLERAEALDIDAVRATLDVLFPPSNRGVAGQQAADWQKLACALAARSAFSIVTGGPGTGKTTTVVKLLALLQAIALSDSAARGAGSVGTVGVAATSDASGTTGRRVRPLRIKLAAPTGKAAARLNESIAGAVANLPIDRLANGVQVLDAIPKIVTTLHRVLGTRPDSRRFRHDASNPLPVDVLVIDEASMVDLEMMAAVLDALPSTARLVLLGDKDQLASVEAGAVLGELCERAARGHYTPQTREWLQSATGEHVDDAMIDENGTALDQAIAMLRESHRFSSASGIGELALRVNDGDAAGVERVLDEDRADLAMLTCSAGHDALFKALVVDGDVGGGDVAGASASATASASVLRHGYRHYLETMHKGQPARDADPAALDRWAAEVLEAHDAFQLLCAVRRGPWGVDGLNKRIARLLHEEGLIDARGEWYAGRPVLVTRNDYELGLMNGDIGITLSYPGSADGRGAMRVAFPAADGSGEIKWVLPSRLQAVETVFALTVHKSQGSEFVHAALVLPDRFSPILTRELVYTGVTRARAYLTLAVPEGKAVLEEAVTAKVQRASGLLAGFGGGA
- a CDS encoding HigA family addiction module antitoxin; translation: MVKNGMRAVHPGEVLREEFLVPLEMSVNALSLALSVPSTRLHEIVNERRGITADTAYRLARYFDTTPEFWLNLQIAYDLKTLPTRAEIDRKVEPRESAGA
- a CDS encoding type II toxin-antitoxin system RelE/ParE family toxin produces the protein MIESFRCKDTEALYKGESPKRFRSIESVAVRKLQMLEAAHELKDLRAPPGNRLEPLHGNRTNRHSIRINGQWRICFVWTSDGATEVEIIDYH
- a CDS encoding KTSC domain-containing protein, coding for MEMILVRSRAIRAVGYDPSTMHMRIRFKQGDAYDFCGVPAHIYQGLMDASSKGTYYNDHIRDKYPC
- a CDS encoding zinc-finger-containing protein, whose translation is MRVGRPVKALPQPHCDYCDARAQLAQFGDADYPYRDDHGAVWICTSCAAWIGVRPRSKHNVPLGRLADAPLREAKSRLHDMLEPLAEAKSRRDKVSVFEARAKAVRWVAQELGFDPVPSSLHAFTLSQCEQALRYVEAWKAHRGAG
- a CDS encoding AAA family ATPase — encoded protein: MSDTKEFQRTLTRYLKARVPFISVRSSERARVLDIFKEIASGLNNAPVYVHSISQGTRDLVSNRVTNEDRSTVGALDHANQQIAQRQNLTFVLTEAPDAEDESPFSRQLLDAVTLAADNGGVIVIITTKPVWGQLQRLGMSLTLSAPSEDEMLEIIREQIGAYRSDYRIEWDDADEREAAAILTGVSRIEADNIIATLLANGSILKSDLEELTQAKDRIFADISGIERVQVRGSELNVGGLGGLKAWLEKERPLLTADLRERGIRPPRGVLLVGVPGCGKSLSAKAIALNWKMPLYRLDLSTIHGQYLGQSESRLKDALSTADHVAPCVLWIDEIEKGLAGATSGAGDGGTSTRLVGQFLYWLQEARSRVFVVATANDVSRLPPELLRRGRFDELFFVDLPSTEERRDIISIYVQRGLKYELNESLMGELVELSEGFAGSDLESAVREVVKEAFLSGDAAVSDDLFRRSFQNVVPLSKTSPEQIENIRAWGRERAVPASGQPIGNLGQTTRARRAVLV